TAATCAGCTTCAATCATCCCAGGAGGAACCCCCCGTCCACCATTAACAGGTCCAGACCCGAGTCCAGGCGGAGGTCCAGGTCCAGGCGCATGCATACTTGCCCACCGCGGCGGCTGAAAGTCCCCAACAGAAGCGAATCGTGGCCGCCCATATGTCGTGCTCCCGCTCGGGTTCGGGGTCAGACTGCCGCCGCGATAACTACTCCGTCTTGGATCGTCCATGACATTTGCGTCGAGCTCGGATTGCGGGTGCACCATGTACCCAGGGCTACCTACATTGACGAATCGCGGATGACCGGGGTGTACAGGATGAGCGTGTCCATAGACTGGGCTTGTTGGGACGGTGGAGGACCCTCCGTATACGGGATCGCGATATCCCGAATggccaggaccaggatcAGGCACTGGCGTTCGCGACTGGCGCACTTCGTCGATGTATCCACGGGGCTGTCGCGGCCCGCGCCCACTATCGGAGTCGTACATCCTGTTGGAGCCGGAGTTGTATGCGTCGCGGTAGGCATAACGTCTCTGGGGCTCGGGTGAGGCCTCCCGCGGTCTGCGCGAGTATGCTTCGTGCGAGTGCCGACGGGTGTTTGGCGCGTATGGCGGGGAGAGGTTCCGGTGGTAATCGTGTCGTggggaaggcgaagctgGTTCTCCTGTTGCGGTGCCGGAATCTTCTGATGATGCATCTGAAGAACTATGCCCATGGATTTGATCAGGGCTAACGGGGCGAGAGTAGGTCTTGCGTTCGCGGCCCCGGCTTTTTGACGATGCATGCTTTGGCCATgctggaggcgatggagcGCGAGGCGAACCGTAGCCGTTCGGTGCGAATTCGGCCGAGCGACGAGGCTGGCTGGCCTGTGGCTTGTGCAGATTGCTCGGAGGGACTTCAGCACTCTGGCGTCTCTGATGGCGACGGGACGTTTGTGGGTCGGCGGGGACTGAGTAACGGTAACTAGACGAGGACGATCTCGGGTGGTGGCTCTGAACGAACTCCTCTTCCTTACTTGACGTTGGGCTCTCCTTTGGACTGCTGAATTGGTTCTGGTATGTACCGAATGTTGAAGGAGGCGAGTAAATACGCTTCTTTTTCCAGTAGTCGAACTCGAACTTCTGGCTGACAGTCTCGTGCCACTGGATCATCTCTGGGTCTGGTTCTGCGGGGAATGCCTCGCGGGGAATCGACTTAGGAAACACGGTTCCATTAGGGCTGAAGATGTCCCACCGTTCAACGGCATTCTGGAGATAGGAAACATGCTCGTCGGGGTCTAACAAGATCTGGATCGTCTGCCATCGCACGAAACCGTGAGGCTGCAGGGCGGGGATCGAGGGAGGCTTGTACGGATCGGCGGTGGGCTGTATGCTGTGGAAGCAACCGAGGCGCTGGTAAATGAAGGAGAGGGCGGAGGGCTTGGTATCAAGGAACAGGACATCGTAGTTGCCGCCAACTTTTCGGTAGAACGCAGCCAGGCGCTCTGGGGTGAGATCGGGGATCGCATAGTTGTCAAACGAGGTCTACCCAGAGCAATTGGGTAAGCGCCGTGCTCAATGGCTTTCTAACATCTCCGGCCGGTTCGTTCCAACTTACTATCACCTGGGCAATTCCCAAACACAACTGTTCAAGCAGAGGAGAAGGACTCTTGTCGGGATTGATTAACGCGCCCCAAAACTCCGCCTCATGATCGTAGGCgaaggaggccatggtcggaCAATATTCAAGATACAGCGCAGGCATCTGACAGCAGCGAGGACTGTCGTTGCATTGGGTTTTGTAGAAGGCCAGGCCAGGAGAGAAACGAGAGGAGCAAAAGAGGTGAAAGAAGTGAAAACAGACCAATCTCACCCAAAGCAATGATAAACAGGCGAGGTTGTCTTCTGGCAGGCATCATTGTCTGGCGGTCAGGCACCCATcgtggctgctgctgctccacTGCGGGGGAGCCCAACTCGACAACTCAAGCCTCGCGCTGCAACAAAAAGCATAAGGCCGGACAATGGCCTGTCTGCTGGTCGCATGATTGGGAGCAAAAGGAGCCCAAGATGCACGCGCTTCATGCACGCCGCCCTTTTGGTTTTTTGTGGCCATTAAGAACCTGTTCGAGAACCAGACAGCCTTCGGTTGCATGGAGACTGCAAGTTTATCAGGACCTCGGCCTTGACTGAGATTCACAATTGGTGGGATCTATGTATTCAAATGATAAATGCTAACTACAAGTCTACTACACACTTGCCCGTCCGCGGGACTCGTATGGAACCAAAGGTACCAACCCACCAGCTACCAAGAATATCACACCGCTCACATAAACCGGCGCTGTGCTCTTCAAATCCGTACCCATCGCTACCAAAGGTGCCAGAATGCCGCCCAACCGATTTGCAGCACTGACAATGGCATTGCCCGTTCCGCGATTTCTAGACTCGAAGATTTCCGGCGTGTAAGCGTACAGCACGGCATAGACAAGACTGCTGCTAAAGCCGTACGCGCAATTCCAGCCCAATAAGGTGGACGATGTCGTGGCGGTTGTGGatgcgaggaggaagactcCTGTCATTATCGTCGCAAGGGTCAGCGTACCTTTGCGCCCCAATGAGCGCATCTCCACCATCACGCCACCGGCAAGGCTACCAGGGATTGATGCGACGGCAATAATCAGTGAATTGCGATATGTCAAGTATGTGGAGCCATCTCCGAATTCTATCCCACGCTCCTGCTGCAGGTACGGTAAGAAGGCGTTATATAAAGGAAAGGCGATGCCAATCAAACCCCAGATACAGACTAGGAGAGTCGTCGCCAAAGCGCGGCGCCGAGTGGAGAATAGAGACTGAAGCTGCGTGAGCGTGAAAGGCTCTAACAAAAGTTTCAGCCGGTCACGCAAGGTCAATCCCCGACGGTGGTAGTAGTGTTCCCgtcttccatctccattTTCGCCAATCGAGCAGTCTTGCAGTTCGTCGGTGGTCAGGTTGCAGCTCTTTCCGTTGCGTTTAGCAACCTCATGGACAACAGCAACGGCGTCGTAGTGTTCTCCTTTCCCCATGAGGAATTTAGGGGACTCTAGAAGAGTGAAAAAGAAGTAGCGGGTGACGCTCATCAACAGAGCCAGTCCTCCCATAGTGGCGATAAAGTATCGCCAACCCACGTTTTCGGATCTAGTACATCCATCGGCAGAGGGGCAAGTATACCTACCCACTAGCATCCATGCGACGATATTCGCCAGGAACTGCGCTAGGGCCCAGTTGATTGACAGGATAGTGAGTAAATATTGGTGTGATCCGGGAAGAAATTCGAGAAAGATGGCCGAGTCCACAGGAAGATTTCCACCAACACCTATGGACCAGAGTGCCGCCAAAATACAAACGGCAGTAAACCCTGGAGACGCGGCGGCCGCCAAGCTGAATACGGCCGTAATTCCAATTGTCATGTTGAAGGCCATCCGTCGGCCAAAGATATCGCAGCCGAATCCCCAAAACAGTGCACCAAGCAGGAGGCCTAGATTTTGTGCCAAAAGCAAGAGAGGTGGTTGGGAAACGCGAAATTCGTAGGTAACGGGAAGAAGTATCAGGGATGTAACAATAGGCCATAGATTATCGCAAGCCCACCCAAACCCGACAACCCCGAATAGCTGCCATTGATACCGTCCCATGCCGATATCCTGGATGGCACGATTTAGCACATTGGCATTGAGCTTGTAAGCGGACGAAGCATCGAGGTCTGCGGAGCGGTTCAAAGGCACGGTTTCGGACACAGGCGCGAGATTGGGACTGGAGGGCTCGGATTCAGTGTTAAGAGACATTTTAATGTATATATGATTCTAGAAGCTTGAAAAGATCTATCACGAAGGGAACGTTGGGGATGAAGATAAGGATGTCGACGTGGCCGGAGGCTTATGGGTTGGGTTCAatgtcgaggaagaggaacatCGTAGCTTCCTAAATGACGGCCACTATTAGCTTTAAGATGTGTAGCATTTAAATGTGGCACGGTCCAAAGATGATTTTAGGAGCGTTGTATTCATAAACAAAAGTAGGATTGTCCAAGTCAAAGCTCGCAAACAAAAATGCGGTCTACCTCGTATTCAACCCAGAGACAGTAGCGATTGCTCAGTGAGCACGGCAACGATGTTTATGATGGGAGTGCCCATGTGGTTCTGTAAGGGGTTGCGAGTCGCCATCcaaggaagagggagaggaaggaaggggaggaatCGAGCTGGTCACGTCGCTGACAACACGCGTTGGGTTGGCGGTGGATGACAAAGACAAGCTGACCGACCCAGTCGCAGCCGGAGTGGCTCTTGCACGGTCGCTCACAGCAGGGGTCGACGATCCTGCAGACGCTGCAGCTCCCGCGAGGGCACTGTAGGGGGTAGCTCCTGGATAGAAGGAGGTTGGGATGGTGGGAATGGGGATTTCGCTGTCGGTGCCAAACGCTGAGTCGAGATCGTTCGGCATGCGGGGTGCGGGGTAGCCAGACGGCGCGGTGGAGGCGGTCTGTGTTGTTGTGTATCCAGACGAGCCATCGCCTTCTTGCAGACAGAATCCCTCGCCGAACGCGTTTTCGCAGCGGTACGTTTGTTCATCTCCGGACTCGGTCCACATCGCAAAGTCCTCGATCGTCACCTCCGTACACGGTGCCCCGGACGCGCAGACCACCTTGATCGGGCCTCGTTGTGCTCCGTCTGCTGCGGTGCCCTTCCAGTTGCGAACCGTCACGTTGTTCAGATCGACTCCATCCCCGTCTATGGCACTCATGCTGCTCCATTCGGCATCAATGTCCAGCGAGTACGCGTTTCCGTGGCCTGAATCGTCAGCATTGCACGACTGTACCGGCGGGGGAACATACCGATGAAGTTCTCCAGCACGAGGTTGGACACGGTTCCGCTGCCTCCGTTGCTCTTGACCATATACATCTGGTTCGATTTCCAGGTGTAAACGTTACGGTAGACAATGTCGGAGATGTCGGTGTCAGTTCCTAAGGAGCCCATTCCGCAGCCTCCACTCCAGTTACAGTAAATGCTCTCAATGAGGATGTTTTTGGCCGGGCTCTGCGTACTATTAGGACTGATATTATAAGCAGTCAATCTGGCATACCTTGACAGTGACGCATTCGTCCTTGTTTGTGACCTCGACATCGTGGATCCACACGTTCTCACTCCAGACatcaatcccatccagccctCCTGAATCGCCGCCACGGATCGCCATGTTGTATACCTCGCCGTTCGAGCAGGTATCCAGTGATAAGTGGAACACAGGAGCATCCACAAGAGCCACATCGTGCACGGAGAAGTCAGACACGTCGTAAAGCCTCAGAATCCGAGGGCCATCCGAGGAACCTTCGGCATGGAACTCATACCCGTACCCCTGGATTGCACCCTTGGAAGTACTGCTGAAGAGCTCGAAATCGGAGGAGTGCTCAATCATAATCATGTTACCACCGTCGGACCCGGTTCGGTAAATGATTCCGTCAAGCTGGATAGCACAGGCCTTACAACCGGATAGCTTGACCCATGTCGAAATCGCGTAGTCGCCTGGGGGAATGTAGACAACACCGCCAGAGGAGCACTCATCCCAGGCAGAGGAGAGCGCAGGCCCAATGTCCGTGGACTTGTCGGCTATTGCGCCGTAATCCTTAACATTGCAAGTCTTGGTCTGACTCTTGTCGCTGGAAGTTGTAAGAGGCCCAACGCTACCAGAGAGCTGGGCTTTTACAAGCAAAGGGGccaaaaagagaaaaaggcgACCGACGTGCATTGTGACGATAATGTTTGATATTGACTGCTTGGACAACGTCAGAGCACGCGTTCTACATGCAACCTTTTCATTCTTATATGCAGAGACCCGGCCTGGCCCTTTCCTTGATATAGCAGAGATTACCAAGGACGATTGTTTGAGATTGAAAGCCCTCGTCTCATCGCTTctgagaagaaggcgccCGTTTCCACAGAGTGGGGACAAGCTTCTCTAAAGCTTGACAGCTGGAGCACAATCCATCAAGTCTGACAGCGATATTATTGGCTTGTGCATTTTTTCTGAAGCCGTCGGCGCCGCAGTTTTCACAGGTGGATATGGGCTCCACCGCGTGCTGAGGAAGGTCTGCGTCTCCGGTCCTCTTCCGAGACGAAGCCGCTGTCAACTTGGAACTTGACTGTGTCAGTCTTTGATAAACGTTTAACCGAGTTGGGGAGTTTCATGGGCTAAGGCGAAACGCAGGTACGCTGACCAGGCGCTCGTTGGGTTGTTTTGCCTATATTACGCTTAATTAGCAAGCAACCCGCGCCATTCTAGACTGGGGACGCGGCTAAAGATACTGGCAAAGTAATACGATCAACTGCCGGACGAAGCCGGTCATGAAACGGTCTAGATAATCTTATCTTTAGAGGATTCGTGAAGTGTGAACTGTATTGTCGCGTCTCCTCCGCTGCGTGGCGCCGATAATATTCTTTTCGACCAAATAATTCAAGAAACGGGCGATGAAATCCAGTCACTGCGAGGAACAGAAAATATAAATACCACTCGGGCCTTATCATACTGAATAATTCAGATAACTTTGGCTAGTGCAAAATGTTGACATCGCGGATCTACAGATACTTAGGGCTCCAGTTCCAGCTGTTCATTTGAGCTATCTAATTCGGACCAGCCAGCCGGGGAACAATTAAGCTTCGAGTTTTGAACATGGGTCTTTCACGCCTTGTACAAATATATCGGCTAATGCACTCCGGAGGTGATGAAAacatcttctgcttcttgacTTGCACTGTTTCGATGCTGTTCTCACGGCACGCAATCTGTGGTGGATCCCGAAGAGTAGCCGGCGGGTCGCTGTCAAATTTTCATCAAACCAGACTTGAGTCACAATATCAACATTTCAGCGCTATGCAAGtgatgctgatatccatTGGTTTATCCCGGGTTGGGTTCTTATCCCCTGTGTTGGTAAATTGAAGGGTGAAGTCAAGTTGCCTCGACTGAACACGACGGAAGGCACATAGTTCATGAATTGGCCCAACATATCCCTAACAAGCCATGGCAGCTGAAGGTCCTGACCTCGATCCCATACCACCGGAGATCACCAAGAATGATGTGggatggaggagggtggtgCGCAATTTTACACCTTCGTATGTTCATGACATGCCGCACCTATGCAAACCAAACTAACAAGATCAGATGGTTCTCCGTCACCATGGGCACCGGTATCGTGTCAATGCTTCTCTACATGCTACCATATAATGGGAGATGGCTGCATTGGGTATCCGCCGTTGTCTTTGCCTTGAATGTCTTACTCTTTGTTGTGGCCTGCATTATCTCGGCCCTTCGCTATGCGCTATACCCGGAAATATTCTGGGCAATGATCTCGCACCCAGTGCAGTCCATGTTTATCGGAACAGTACCAATGGGGTTTGCGACTATCGTCAACATGTTTTGCTTTATTTGCGTTCCCGCCTGGGGTTCATGGGCGCAGACATTCGCGTGGACGATCTGGATTATTGACGCCGTTGTCTCTGTGGTAACTGCTCTATCGTTACCATTTGCGCTGTATGACACGCCGTATCAACAGTTTAGGTAACACAGCTAATACATTAACAGAATGTCCAGAAAAGATGAAACACAGCTCTCGTCGATGACAGCAGTGTGGTTGCTTCCTATCGTCAGCTGCCCGGTCGCCGCCTCGTCGGGAGCAATAGTGGCTGATATCCTACCAAATCCACAACATGCCCTCTGGACTGTGATAGCAAGCTACGTGCTTTGGGGTATCGGACTGCCCCTAGCATTAATGGTCATGGTAATATATCTGCAGCGCTTAACGCTACACAAGATTCCTCCCAAGGCCATGATCGTTAGTGTTTTTCTCCCTCTAGGACCATTCGGATCGGGGGGATACGCGTATGTAAACCCTTTCTTTCCGTATGAATTAGGAAACCCGATTTACAATTCCCAGGGCGATGAAGCTTGGAAAAGCCGCACAGACGATCTTCCCCCAGACTCAGACGCTCGAGGAGCTATCCGGGCCAACGTTCCATGCGATGGGTTTCCTGGTCGGGCTCATTTTGTGGGCTTTTGGTTTGGTGTGGCTCTTCTTTGCGTCCGCTTCTATTGCACGATGCAAGACGTTCCCATTCAATATTGGATGGTGGGGGTTCACTTTTCCCATTGGGGCGTATGCTTCATGTACTTGCCAGATCGGAGCGGAGCTTCCATCAGCGTTCTTTCGGGTTTTAGGGACAGCAAGTCATCTTTTCCCTGCTGCTTTCTAAGGGCAACCTTTTTCTAACATTGAGTAGATCATGTCGATTTGCGTAGTTTTGTTATGGATCGTGGTCAGTGCAGGGACTTTGAAGGGGGTGATATCCGGTCAGATGTTCCATGCACCATGTTTAGCGGAGTTAAGGCCCAAGGAGGATGAAAAAGATGTTGGCAAAGTGGCATAGCCATTACCCAGCGTatggaaatatatatcggGCGTCTTAGCGAGAATTAACTACCCGACTGCTTGGGACGGCTTAATATACGAGAGTTAATCCACTAATGTAAGTTTAGGCCAGGAATGTTGGGTGGGTTCGTGGTCGGGCTATATAACGGGCCTGCcgagatatctaatataagGATGGATACTTTGTATAAATATCTGGGgtaatatagttaactaattTAACATTAGCTCAAGCTTCCACACGTTATTAGATAAGTTGTAGCACCATATGGCACCGACCCATGGATGCCTGCCGGCCTGGTTGCGTGCCCAACGAGGATGGCCTGTGAGTGGCCAGCTGAGGGATTCTCACGTGATGCGGAGAGTCCCAGCAAAATCGAAAATCAAAATTCAGAAAATTCAAAatccaaaaagaaaataataaaataaaataaaaaaaagaacggCGCCCATCGAAACGCGACCGCAATCCATCACCTCACCTCGGCCGACCCCAGCTTTCCAGATCCCAGAAACGCCCTGGGATCTTTTTCTCGACGACTGTCCAGCTGTCTGGCAGCCCCTTCTTGCGCTTCCCATTGCCGGTCGGGGGCGAGCTGAGATTTCTCGCTCAGTCTCCCCATTTTGTGCCACCTGGCCTCTTCCGGTTGCCGTAGCActtgctgcctgaggccgtGACAGTGGTCACGGGACCCTCTCCGCACGGCGCCCGCTCATTCGCTGATCCGGCGCTGACTGGCCGAGCGACTCCACGTTTGACTTTCTCCAGTTGTTGCCGGCCAACACGGCAATTGTCGCCCAGAAACGCGTTCTCTCTGCGCGTCTTTGCGGCGGCGCTTTTCCATCCTGAATACTGATTCTCCTGCgactactgctgctgctggtggagcTGGGGGAGCGTTGACTTGGCCGATTAATTGTCCTGCACTAACCTGCGCCGTTAATCGTGTCCTCGCCACGCCCAATTGCATGTCTGGTCTAAACGTGGCCCGACTCTGACCATCAATGAAAGTCGGCGTACCTGTCAGGGTACCTTCTTCAAAATGATGGGATATGGGGGCCATAATTactaccagcaacagcaatccCAGCAAAATGCTCacccacagcagcagcacatGCAGTCGCCGGCCATTGGCGCGGCCGCCGCCCAGCGGCAGAACGCCAATGCGTTTGGCAGTAACAGTTCTCTGTTTCGGCCGCAACAGCAAGCCGATATAACGGCTGTCTCGCCCAGTCTCCGCAACATGACCACCACGACGTCGCAATCGTTAGGTGGTTTACCAGCGGGGACGAGCTTCAGCTCGTTCTCTGGGCAGTTTCAGCAGCCCGCGAGTACATCGGACTTGCTGTCCAGGAGCACGGACCCGATTGGGCAGCTGAAAAGCCCATatctctcttcttcgctgcaggGTCTGCAGAGGAACGTGAACCCGGTAGCTAACTACCGGCATGTTCCATTGAACTCACAAACCGCTCTATCGCCGCATACGCAGGCGATGAGTACATCTTCTCCACAGCAGTCGCTGGATCGGTTGCAACCGCAGCACCTCCAACATCGGCAATCACCACATACACACCctacagcatcaacatcaacgccTACCTCTGCTGCCTCGCCAATGCTCTCGACTAActctcaacagcaacagcaacatcagcAGCAATatacgcagcagcagtatcagcaatcttctccatatcaacagcagcagtcGACGCAGTACCAGCAACAGGCACAGCCACAATCGCTTTCTCAGTATCAACAGTCTCAAAAGACCCAGCAGCCTACGCAGTATCAGCAACAggcgcagccgcagcagcaatcACAGTATCGGCAGAATCAACAGGCTCAGTATCAAACACAGTCTCAGAATTCCCCGTATCTGTCTCAGCCTCAGTATCCGCAGTATTCACAAGCGCAGCAGCCACCGTATCAGCAACAGCTACATGGctatcaacaacaacagcagcaagcgcAGCACGCACAGCAACAGGTACAGAAACCAGCCTCGCAGGTACCGCAGTCGAGTCAGCAAGTTCAGCAGAGCTATCAGCCGCAGGCGCAAAAGCCGCCGACGCAGCAAGTACCACAGATAAGCCAACAGAGccatcagcaacaacaagcaCAGAAATCGGCGCAAGTACCACAGCCAAACCAGCAGGTTCAACAGAGCtaccaacagcaacaagctcaagctccaaAGCCAGCTCAGCAGGTACCGCAGTTCAGTCACCAGAGCTATCAGCAGTCAAAGCCGGCCCAGCAGGTATCCCAATCGAGCCAACCGGCTCAGCAAAGCTACCAGCAACCGCAAGCGCAGAGACCAGCCCAACAGGTGCCACAGCTGAGTCAATCAGGCTATCAGCAGCAACACGTACAGAAATCGGGCCAGGCATCACAGTCGAGCCCGCAGGTACACCAGAGCTATCAACAGCAGGCATCAAAGCCTGCTCAGCATGTAGCGCACACTCAGCAGCCCCAACATCAAGTGCAAAACCACgcccaacaagcccagaaGTTCCCTCAATCTTCCCAAGCTTCTCCGATCCAGCTTCCGCAGGCGTCACAACCTTTGCAGGCATCTCAATCATCTCAAGCGCATGCCCGGCAACAGGCGCAACAAGCACAGGCTTCTCAAGGATCAAGTACTCATCAGATGCAAGCGCAGCACTCTCAGCAAGCACATCGAACGACTCAACAGCCCCAGAAGGCCCAAAAAGCtcagcagagccagaaggcACAGCAGACTCAACCAAGTCAACCAAATCTGTCAAATCAACAGCCTTACCAACAAATTTACGCTCAACAAGCTCAACAAGCTCAGCAAGCCCAACGGTCGCCTTACCAGGCACAGATGCAAAACCCCCAGTTCCAATATGCATACCAACGCCAATACCCCCAGGGACAATACCAGTTGCAGTCGCCGCAAATGAATACTTCGCAGActccccaacaacaccagTACCATTTGCAAGCACAGTCTCATAGCTCTCAATCTCCCCAGCAATCATTACTGCAGAAGCCGCAACAGCAAACACCTCAGATGTCGCCACAGGGCACGCCACAGTtgcagcaacaacaggcaCAGCGACCA
The nucleotide sequence above comes from Aspergillus puulaauensis MK2 DNA, chromosome 3, nearly complete sequence. Encoded proteins:
- a CDS encoding uncharacterized protein (COG:S;~EggNog:ENOG410Q1RY;~InterPro:IPR017956;~PFAM:PF02178;~go_function: GO:0003677 - DNA binding [Evidence IEA]), with the protein product MMGYGGHNYYQQQQSQQNAHPQQQHMQSPAIGAAAAQRQNANAFGSNSSLFRPQQQADITAVSPSLRNMTTTTSQSLGGLPAGTSFSSFSGQFQQPASTSDLLSRSTDPIGQLKSPYLSSSLQGLQRNVNPVANYRHVPLNSQTALSPHTQAMSTSSPQQSLDRLQPQHLQHRQSPHTHPTASTSTPTSAASPMLSTNSQQQQQHQQQYTQQQYQQSSPYQQQQSTQYQQQAQPQSLSQYQQSQKTQQPTQYQQQAQPQQQSQYRQNQQAQYQTQSQNSPYLSQPQYPQYSQAQQPPYQQQLHGYQQQQQQAQHAQQQVQKPASQVPQSSQQVQQSYQPQAQKPPTQQVPQISQQSHQQQQAQKSAQVPQPNQQVQQSYQQQQAQAPKPAQQVPQFSHQSYQQSKPAQQVSQSSQPAQQSYQQPQAQRPAQQVPQLSQSGYQQQHVQKSGQASQSSPQVHQSYQQQASKPAQHVAHTQQPQHQVQNHAQQAQKFPQSSQASPIQLPQASQPLQASQSSQAHARQQAQQAQASQGSSTHQMQAQHSQQAHRTTQQPQKAQKAQQSQKAQQTQPSQPNLSNQQPYQQIYAQQAQQAQQAQRSPYQAQMQNPQFQYAYQRQYPQGQYQLQSPQMNTSQTPQQHQYHLQAQSHSSQSPQQSLLQKPQQQTPQMSPQGTPQLQQQQAQRPQQSQPTASQGPATQEPKKKKPAVKKEKQPKPTPAQAPSQPTAAQVPGSQLPGSQFSASQLPGPQTHVPQAQPASQPAPQSSAQTTNHVNGRAPMTFISENSTQKPTKPGDPNHTPKKRGRPRKQPGDETKPRKPKKPKNALGDPSAAIAALPPGLAAIPGVGVPFSIAPPASAASAGSSGTSGPPAPIIGPDGNPIPQKRKRGRPRKSETGDTPRKPRPPRDPTKPKGTGRPRGRPKKADVEARKKLEAEQAAAAAAAGQSQGGQPGQPGQVNQPGQVNHVGQVNQQGQIGAQIGTQAGAQPQPNAHAQTHAQASTQPQQPQAHMQRPRMQAQMQTQPQMQTQGMNSQHSQHSQHNQHTQAQRQAQNSMQNMQGQMQGSQRQAQPMQAQPQMQAASQRPQSHVQAQQARMQAQVHAKPQMQVQPQKAQPQMHTQQMQSKPQAQAQITKPQGQPQAQMQAKPQVQQQMQSKPQIPQQPQTQPQLQAQMHNQPQRQVPSPMQTQPQSQLQAQMHNQSQRQVPSPLQTQTQQPSHHMPQPQMQAHAHGQASQAQAQPQAQAPTHSHVQGQGQAQAPTNSLPYPHSHPQAYQTQFHAQMQPQLHHTQYPQFQHSLSHHQHPLHYPQFSHTQHQAQPGSPMTLNQGQKRPGSVLDDDPRKRAYIMPHQL